A stretch of Halomonas elongata DSM 2581 DNA encodes these proteins:
- a CDS encoding M90 family metallopeptidase, translating into MLQRLRRWRAARFEARHPFPEHDWREARARLPLLAALPADLADRLGHRAWRFVHDKRLSLHPDLVAEHVEFDAPARLALAAQACLLTLGWNERDHRDALAGVHEILILPEAFHRRVEEMDEFGVMHEYDDERAGETSHQGPVVVAYPDLMASGGLNGFNVLIHELSHKLDMGNSLDADGYPPLSGDMAPQEWHRTFSAVWDDLQARLARGEATPIDDYAASHPGECFAVSCEYFFTAPRILHEAYPALYDLLSRYFRQDPLSCHTGTAPADRT; encoded by the coding sequence GTGCTGCAACGTCTGCGACGCTGGCGTGCCGCACGTTTCGAGGCGCGCCACCCCTTCCCCGAGCACGACTGGCGGGAGGCTCGGGCCAGGTTGCCGCTGCTCGCCGCCCTGCCCGCCGACCTGGCCGATCGACTGGGCCACCGGGCCTGGCGTTTCGTGCACGACAAGCGCCTGAGCCTGCATCCCGACCTGGTGGCCGAACACGTCGAGTTCGACGCTCCCGCGCGCCTGGCCCTGGCGGCCCAGGCCTGCCTGCTGACCCTTGGCTGGAACGAGCGCGACCATCGCGACGCCCTGGCCGGCGTGCACGAGATCCTGATCCTGCCCGAGGCCTTTCACCGCCGGGTCGAAGAGATGGATGAATTCGGCGTGATGCATGAGTACGACGACGAGCGCGCCGGCGAGACCTCGCACCAGGGGCCAGTGGTGGTCGCCTACCCGGACCTGATGGCCAGCGGTGGCCTGAACGGCTTCAATGTGCTGATCCACGAGTTGTCCCACAAGCTGGACATGGGCAACTCCCTGGATGCCGACGGCTATCCGCCGCTCTCGGGCGACATGGCCCCCCAGGAATGGCACCGCACCTTCTCCGCCGTCTGGGACGATCTTCAGGCACGCCTCGCACGCGGCGAGGCCACGCCCATCGACGACTATGCCGCCAGCCATCCCGGCGAATGCTTCGCGGTCTCCTGCGAATACTTCTTCACCGCACCCCGCATACTGCACGAGGCCTATCCGGCCCTCTACGACCTGCTGTCACGCTATTTTCGGCAGGATCCGCTGTCCTGCCACACCGGGACCGCTCCTGCCGACCGCACCTGA
- a CDS encoding bifunctional GNAT family N-acetyltransferase/carbon-nitrogen hydrolase family protein, whose product MSLDDLHLNLRNLTPDDYPQLKTLMDAVYDDLGGAWPEHTMERLIEEFPDGQIGIEDDGRLVGVALTVRVDYDDFSNPHQYDDLIGQREIILNDAEGDAMYGLDVLIHPAYRGYRLGRRLYEARKELCRSMNLRAILAGGRIPQYHQYADELSPTEYIDKVARKEIHDPILSFQLANDFQVKRLLRKYLPEDEKSQGYATLLEWNNILFEPAERVLETRRTQVRVGAVQWQMREFASVEAVLQQVEYFVDALADYQSDFAVFPELFNAPLMGLQDRAAQQDQLAAIRFLAGFTERFKTELSRMAVSYNINIVAGSMIEVAEDDHLYNVAYLCHRDGTVERQAKLHITPQERRDWVIEGGEELQVFETDAGRVGIQICYDVEFPELSRLLADQDMDILFVPFWTDTKNGYLRVRHCAQARAIENECYVVLCGSVGNVPSIENLDVQYAQSSVFSPSDFSFPHDAVLAETTPNTEMIMFSDLDLNRLKVVRNEGSVTNLKDRRQDLFDLRWRDWSWKSGGRTGVEEG is encoded by the coding sequence ATGTCTCTCGATGATCTCCATCTCAACCTGCGCAACCTGACGCCGGATGACTATCCCCAGCTCAAGACGCTGATGGACGCCGTCTACGACGATCTCGGCGGCGCCTGGCCGGAACACACCATGGAGCGGCTGATCGAGGAGTTTCCGGACGGCCAGATCGGCATCGAGGACGATGGACGCCTGGTCGGCGTGGCACTGACGGTACGGGTGGATTACGACGACTTCTCCAACCCTCACCAGTACGACGACCTGATCGGCCAGCGCGAGATCATCCTCAACGATGCCGAAGGCGACGCCATGTACGGCCTCGATGTGCTGATCCATCCGGCCTATCGCGGCTATCGGCTGGGCCGACGCCTCTACGAGGCTCGCAAGGAGCTGTGCCGCTCGATGAACCTGCGGGCGATCCTCGCCGGCGGGCGCATCCCCCAATACCACCAGTACGCCGATGAGCTGTCGCCCACCGAGTACATCGACAAGGTGGCCCGCAAGGAAATCCACGATCCCATCCTGTCGTTCCAGTTGGCCAACGACTTCCAGGTCAAGCGGCTGCTGCGCAAGTATCTGCCAGAGGACGAGAAATCCCAGGGCTACGCCACCCTGCTGGAGTGGAACAACATTCTCTTCGAGCCGGCGGAGCGGGTGCTCGAGACACGCCGCACCCAGGTTCGCGTCGGCGCGGTACAGTGGCAGATGCGCGAATTCGCCTCGGTGGAGGCGGTGCTGCAGCAGGTGGAATATTTCGTCGATGCCCTGGCCGACTACCAGAGTGACTTCGCCGTCTTTCCGGAGCTGTTCAACGCGCCGCTGATGGGCCTGCAGGATCGCGCCGCCCAGCAGGACCAGCTGGCCGCCATCCGCTTTCTGGCCGGCTTCACCGAACGCTTCAAGACCGAACTGTCGCGCATGGCGGTCTCCTACAACATCAACATCGTGGCCGGCTCGATGATCGAGGTCGCCGAGGATGACCACCTCTACAACGTCGCCTATCTCTGCCATCGCGACGGCACTGTCGAGCGCCAGGCCAAGCTGCACATCACGCCCCAGGAACGCCGCGACTGGGTGATCGAAGGCGGCGAAGAGCTGCAAGTCTTCGAGACCGACGCCGGCCGGGTCGGCATCCAGATCTGCTACGACGTGGAATTTCCCGAACTCTCGCGGCTGCTGGCCGACCAGGACATGGACATCCTCTTCGTGCCCTTCTGGACCGACACCAAGAACGGCTACCTGCGGGTGCGCCACTGCGCCCAGGCCCGGGCCATCGAGAACGAGTGCTACGTGGTGCTGTGCGGCAGCGTCGGCAACGTGCCGTCCATCGAGAACCTCGACGTCCAGTACGCCCAATCCTCGGTGTTCTCGCCCTCGGACTTTTCATTTCCCCACGATGCGGTGCTCGCCGAGACCACCCCCAACACCGAGATGATCATGTTTTCCGACCTCGACCTGAACCGCCTCAAGGTGGTGCGCAACGAGGGCTCGGTGACCAATCTCAAGGACCGCCGCCAGGACCTGTTCGACCTGCGCTGGCGCGACTGGTCCTGGAAATCCGGTGGCCGTACCGGCGTGGAGGAAGGCTGA
- a CDS encoding DMT family transporter: protein MPLLLFLPPLGAVLIWSGNMTINQLTVGAIAPSSIAFLRWLLALAVLTPFVAPAAWRYRDTLRREWPKLAVLGLLGMGLWQGLAYVAAETTSATNMGILAAMVPLLTVLLSALILREPPSVGGILGGLFALCGVALLLGHGNPLSLLELEIASGDALMLVAATCYALYGVMLKRWPLELPPWVLLYGQVICAVLILLPPYLLGPMTPVTSSNAGLIAYAGIPASIVTTYLWMLAIRRIGASRASIFINLMPLFSALIAMAVLGERLALFHVFGGALVLAGVIMAQTLTSPLGRTAPAPNDAPGRRP, encoded by the coding sequence ATGCCGTTACTTCTCTTCCTGCCGCCACTCGGCGCCGTGCTGATCTGGTCGGGCAACATGACCATCAACCAGCTCACCGTCGGCGCCATCGCGCCAAGCAGCATCGCCTTTCTCCGCTGGTTGCTGGCACTCGCGGTCCTCACGCCCTTCGTCGCACCCGCCGCCTGGCGGTATCGCGACACCCTGCGTCGCGAGTGGCCCAAGCTGGCCGTGCTCGGCCTGCTGGGCATGGGACTCTGGCAGGGGCTCGCCTATGTCGCCGCCGAAACCACCTCGGCCACCAACATGGGCATCCTCGCCGCCATGGTGCCACTGCTCACCGTGCTGCTCAGTGCGCTGATCCTGCGGGAGCCGCCGAGCGTCGGCGGTATCCTCGGCGGGCTGTTCGCTCTCTGCGGCGTCGCCCTGCTGCTGGGACACGGCAATCCTCTGTCACTGCTCGAGCTCGAGATCGCCAGCGGCGATGCACTGATGCTGGTCGCGGCGACCTGCTATGCCCTCTACGGGGTGATGCTCAAGCGCTGGCCGCTCGAGCTGCCGCCCTGGGTCCTGCTCTACGGCCAGGTGATCTGCGCCGTGCTGATCCTGCTGCCGCCTTACCTGCTCGGCCCCATGACTCCGGTCACCTCGAGCAACGCCGGCCTCATTGCCTATGCCGGCATTCCGGCCTCCATCGTCACGACCTACCTGTGGATGCTGGCCATCCGTCGTATCGGCGCCAGTCGCGCCAGCATCTTCATCAATCTGATGCCGCTGTTCAGCGCCCTCATCGCCATGGCCGTCCTCGGCGAACGACTCGCCCTGTTCCATGTCTTCGGCGGCGCCCTGGTGCTCGCCGGTGTCATCATGGCGCAGACCCTGACGTCGCCCTTGGGCCGCACCGCCCCGGCACCTAACGACGCGCCGGGACGCCGGCCATGA
- a CDS encoding BCCT family transporter: MSIPSDPTPPAVTSDMQTDYVVGQDNIQGRLGPFGFDIHNRVFVVSALASIIFIVLTLLFPQQAGSIFQSIVSFSTGTLDSYFMIVVDGFILFCLALVVLPYGKVRLGGPDARPDHGYLSWFAMLFAAGIGIGLLFFGVLEPVYHANVSLPLGIASPFGADGALNPNAIADATAMGLAGTYLHWGIHGWAVYVVMALALSIFTYNKGLPFSIRSAFFPILGERVWGWWGHAIDILAVFSTLFGLATSLGLGAQQANAGMNFVFGLDVNATTQVIVIVLVTAVALVSVWRGLEGGVKKLSEINMVMAVLFFFFVLFAGPTLAALSGFWTGLETYVTEFMPLSAPFGREDDAYRQAWTIFYWAWWVSWAPFVGMFIARVSRGRTVREFVICVLLIPSLFIFIWMGVFGATALDQLYANPAGSLVKEYVIDNYSPELSLFGMLNELPLSGLMSTLGIILALIFFVTSSDSGSLVIDTITAGGKIDAPRPQRMFWAAVEGLIAIVLLLGGGLSALQAGVTATAIPFSIVMILMCYSIIRALNGELRQLRRQAA, from the coding sequence ATGAGCATTCCAAGCGACCCGACGCCTCCTGCAGTGACAAGCGACATGCAGACGGATTACGTCGTCGGCCAGGACAATATCCAGGGGCGACTGGGCCCCTTCGGCTTCGATATCCACAACCGGGTCTTCGTCGTCTCGGCGCTGGCCTCGATCATTTTCATCGTCCTCACCCTGCTGTTTCCGCAGCAGGCAGGCAGCATCTTCCAGTCCATCGTCAGTTTCTCCACCGGCACCCTGGACAGCTACTTCATGATCGTGGTGGACGGCTTCATCCTGTTCTGCCTGGCGCTGGTCGTACTGCCCTACGGCAAGGTCCGCCTGGGCGGGCCCGATGCCCGCCCCGATCATGGCTATCTGTCCTGGTTCGCGATGCTGTTCGCGGCCGGCATCGGTATCGGGCTTTTGTTCTTCGGCGTGCTGGAGCCGGTCTACCACGCCAATGTCTCTCTGCCGCTGGGCATTGCCTCTCCCTTTGGCGCCGACGGGGCACTGAATCCGAACGCTATCGCCGACGCCACCGCCATGGGGCTGGCCGGCACCTACCTGCACTGGGGTATCCATGGCTGGGCCGTCTATGTGGTGATGGCGCTGGCACTGTCCATCTTCACCTACAACAAGGGCCTGCCCTTCTCCATTCGCTCGGCGTTCTTCCCGATCCTCGGCGAGCGCGTCTGGGGCTGGTGGGGCCACGCCATCGATATCCTGGCGGTGTTCTCCACCCTGTTCGGCCTGGCCACCTCGCTCGGCCTAGGCGCCCAGCAGGCCAACGCCGGAATGAACTTCGTCTTCGGCCTGGACGTCAATGCGACCACCCAGGTCATCGTCATCGTGCTGGTCACGGCGGTCGCGCTGGTCTCGGTGTGGCGCGGACTCGAGGGCGGCGTGAAGAAGCTCTCCGAGATCAACATGGTCATGGCCGTACTGTTCTTCTTCTTCGTGCTGTTCGCCGGCCCGACCCTGGCGGCACTGAGCGGCTTCTGGACCGGCCTTGAGACCTACGTCACGGAGTTCATGCCGCTGTCGGCGCCCTTCGGCCGCGAGGACGATGCCTATCGCCAGGCCTGGACCATCTTCTACTGGGCCTGGTGGGTCAGTTGGGCCCCCTTCGTCGGCATGTTCATCGCCCGCGTCTCGCGGGGCCGTACGGTGCGCGAGTTCGTGATCTGCGTGCTGCTGATCCCGAGCCTGTTCATCTTCATCTGGATGGGCGTGTTCGGTGCCACGGCCCTCGATCAGCTCTATGCCAACCCGGCCGGCAGCCTGGTCAAGGAATACGTGATCGACAACTACAGCCCCGAGCTGTCGCTGTTCGGCATGCTCAACGAGCTGCCGCTGTCGGGCCTGATGTCGACCCTGGGCATCATCCTGGCGCTGATCTTCTTCGTCACCTCGTCGGACTCCGGCTCGCTGGTGATCGACACCATCACCGCCGGTGGCAAGATCGATGCCCCCCGGCCCCAGCGCATGTTCTGGGCGGCGGTGGAAGGCCTGATCGCCATCGTGCTGCTGCTCGGCGGCGGGCTGTCGGCACTCCAGGCGGGGGTGACGGCAACGGCGATACCTTTCTCCATCGTGATGATTCTGATGTGCTACTCGATCATCAGGGCACTCAACGGCGAGTTGCGCCAACTGCGCCGCCAGGCCGCCTGA
- the betC gene encoding choline-sulfatase: MTARQPNILFLMADQIAAPSLPFYGHPVVKTPNLSRLASEGVVFDSAYCNSPLCAPSRFVLMAGQLPSRIGAYDNAADLPADTPTFAHYLRDAGYLTALSGKMHFCGPDQLHGFEERLTTDIYPADYGWYVDWENFDKRPSYYHNMSSVIQAGPCVRSNQLDFDDEVTFRAQRFLYDYARNGEQRPFCLTVSLTHPHDPYTIPREYWDRYEHDEIDMPSVPYSRDLMDPHSQRLRYIYQLDENTLDEAQIRNARHAYYGEISYVDDQLGKVLKALEETGLDEDTIIVFSGDHGDMLGERGLWFKMSWFERSARVPMLVHAPKRFSPGRVSQSVSTVDLLPTFAELGNGGEAPDYAVPLDGRSLLPHLTGRGGHDEVIGEYCGEGAIAPLLMIRRGRYKFVHSAPDPDQLFDLETDPLELTNLAELDDYRELRQEFREEVARRWNLDEFYDQVVDSQRRRKLIARSLMKGKVTTWDHQPQFDASTQYMRNTIDLDDLEARSRFPTPDTAPA, from the coding sequence ATGACTGCTCGTCAGCCCAATATCCTGTTCTTGATGGCCGATCAGATCGCCGCCCCCTCGCTGCCCTTCTACGGCCACCCCGTCGTCAAGACGCCCAACCTGTCGCGCCTGGCCAGCGAAGGTGTGGTATTCGACTCGGCATACTGCAATAGCCCGCTATGCGCCCCATCGCGTTTCGTTCTGATGGCGGGCCAGTTGCCATCGCGCATCGGCGCCTATGACAATGCTGCCGACCTGCCGGCCGATACCCCGACCTTCGCCCACTATCTTCGCGATGCCGGCTACCTCACCGCGCTATCCGGCAAGATGCACTTCTGTGGCCCCGACCAGTTGCATGGCTTCGAGGAGCGCCTGACCACCGACATCTATCCGGCCGACTACGGCTGGTACGTCGACTGGGAGAACTTCGACAAACGCCCCAGCTACTACCACAACATGTCATCGGTCATTCAGGCCGGGCCCTGCGTGCGCTCCAATCAACTCGACTTCGACGATGAAGTGACCTTTCGCGCCCAACGCTTCCTCTACGACTACGCCCGCAATGGAGAGCAGCGCCCCTTCTGTCTGACGGTCTCGCTGACGCACCCGCACGACCCCTACACCATTCCCCGGGAATACTGGGATCGCTACGAGCATGACGAAATCGACATGCCAAGCGTTCCCTATTCGCGCGATCTGATGGACCCTCACTCCCAACGGCTGCGCTATATCTATCAGCTCGACGAAAACACGCTCGACGAAGCGCAGATCCGCAATGCACGACACGCCTATTACGGGGAAATCAGCTACGTCGACGATCAACTGGGCAAGGTGCTCAAGGCACTCGAGGAAACCGGACTGGACGAGGACACCATCATCGTCTTCTCCGGCGATCATGGCGACATGCTTGGTGAGCGGGGTCTCTGGTTCAAGATGAGCTGGTTCGAGCGTTCGGCACGCGTCCCCATGCTCGTGCATGCCCCCAAGCGATTTTCCCCTGGCCGGGTCAGCCAGTCGGTCTCCACCGTCGACCTGTTGCCGACCTTCGCCGAGCTTGGCAACGGCGGTGAAGCCCCCGACTATGCGGTTCCCCTGGATGGCCGCAGCCTGCTCCCCCACCTGACGGGCCGGGGCGGTCACGACGAAGTGATCGGCGAATACTGCGGCGAAGGCGCCATCGCCCCCCTGCTGATGATTCGTCGCGGACGCTACAAGTTCGTCCATTCGGCACCCGACCCGGACCAGCTCTTCGATCTCGAGACCGATCCCCTGGAACTGACCAACCTGGCCGAATTGGATGACTATCGGGAGCTGCGCCAGGAATTCCGCGAGGAAGTGGCCCGGCGCTGGAATCTCGATGAGTTCTACGACCAGGTAGTCGATAGCCAGCGTCGTCGCAAGCTGATCGCCCGATCGCTCATGAAAGGCAAGGTGACGACCTGGGATCATCAGCCGCAATTCGATGCCAGCACCCAGTACATGCGCAATACTATCGACCTGGACGATCTCGAGGCACGTTCACGCTTTCCGACCCCCGACACCGCTCCGGCATGA
- a CDS encoding LysR family transcriptional regulator: MSLLDRKVSPNSLRVFESAARHLSFTAAARELRSTQSAISQQIRALEEQLGLRLFDRVYRGVRLTEPGQSLFASVREGFSLMEKTIEQLQQRHRNPRLNILTDFSLASYWLMPRLPAFRRDHPHIDVRIMTNQGGVDWRGQEADVAIAFCDARTLEDRPRLFHEDVFPVCSPGFLEMHGAIEDPTRLAELPLLTLTADQGQGWLDWPSYFERLAGMAYGESSELIFNNYTLLIQAAIAGQGVGLGWKGLVDDLIERDMLVGLSHLRVATSCGYGLIDVDPSDEAPAKRAFLDWVMANR, encoded by the coding sequence ATGTCATTGCTGGACAGGAAAGTCTCGCCGAACAGCTTGCGCGTCTTCGAGTCGGCTGCCCGGCATCTGAGCTTCACCGCCGCGGCCCGGGAACTGCGTTCCACGCAGTCGGCCATCAGTCAGCAGATTCGCGCCCTCGAGGAGCAGCTCGGCTTGCGCCTGTTCGATCGGGTGTACCGAGGGGTGAGATTGACCGAGCCTGGCCAGTCGCTCTTCGCCAGCGTTCGGGAAGGCTTCTCCCTCATGGAGAAGACCATCGAGCAGTTGCAGCAACGGCACCGCAATCCCCGGTTGAACATCCTGACCGACTTTTCCCTGGCATCGTATTGGCTGATGCCCCGCTTGCCGGCGTTTCGGCGCGATCATCCGCATATCGATGTGCGCATCATGACCAACCAGGGAGGAGTGGACTGGCGCGGGCAAGAGGCAGATGTGGCGATCGCGTTCTGCGACGCCCGGACGTTGGAAGACAGGCCGCGCCTGTTTCACGAGGACGTCTTCCCGGTCTGCAGCCCGGGGTTTCTCGAGATGCATGGGGCCATTGAGGATCCGACGCGGCTCGCCGAGTTGCCCTTGTTGACGCTGACGGCCGACCAGGGCCAGGGCTGGCTGGACTGGCCGAGTTACTTCGAACGCCTGGCCGGCATGGCCTACGGCGAGTCATCGGAGTTGATCTTCAACAACTACACGTTGTTGATTCAGGCGGCGATTGCCGGTCAGGGCGTGGGGCTCGGCTGGAAGGGACTGGTGGATGACTTGATCGAGCGCGACATGCTGGTGGGACTGAGCCACCTCAGGGTGGCAACGTCCTGCGGCTACGGACTCATCGATGTCGATCCGAGTGATGAGGCCCCGGCCAAGCGGGCCTTTCTCGACTGGGTGATGGCGAATCGGTGA
- a CDS encoding DksA/TraR family C4-type zinc finger protein yields the protein MAGGWAKDGGVQEQIESTVDDAVRRSRSRLPSGASLSHCEECDAPIPEARREAVPGVRLCIDCQAERDKRDSATSAFNRRGSKDSQLR from the coding sequence ATGGCAGGCGGCTGGGCAAAAGACGGTGGCGTGCAGGAACAGATCGAAAGCACGGTCGACGACGCCGTACGGCGTTCGCGCAGCCGCCTGCCGAGCGGTGCAAGCCTCAGCCACTGCGAGGAATGCGACGCCCCGATCCCCGAGGCGCGCCGGGAAGCGGTGCCCGGCGTGCGCCTGTGCATCGATTGCCAGGCCGAACGCGACAAGCGGGACAGCGCCACCAGCGCCTTCAACCGCCGCGGCAGCAAGGACAGTCAGCTCCGCTGA
- a CDS encoding heme-binding protein gives MKTKAILGLAEVNTILDAAQREAEANQWTITVAVADDSGELLGLRRLDGASPMTAMISARKARTAALSHKETQFFENMINEGRTAFLSAPLEGLLEGGVPVVIDGQVIGAVGVSGVKADQDAQVAKSGIAAVL, from the coding sequence ATGAAGACCAAAGCCATTCTCGGCCTCGCCGAGGTCAACACCATTCTCGACGCCGCCCAGCGCGAGGCCGAAGCCAACCAGTGGACCATCACCGTGGCCGTGGCCGACGACAGCGGTGAGCTGCTCGGCCTGCGCCGGCTCGACGGCGCCTCGCCGATGACCGCCATGATCAGCGCCCGCAAGGCGCGTACCGCCGCCCTCAGCCACAAGGAAACCCAGTTCTTCGAGAACATGATCAACGAGGGACGCACCGCCTTTCTTTCCGCACCGCTGGAAGGGCTGCTCGAAGGCGGCGTGCCGGTGGTCATCGACGGCCAGGTGATCGGCGCCGTCGGCGTCTCCGGCGTCAAGGCCGACCAGGATGCCCAGGTGGCGAAATCCGGCATCGCCGCAGTGCTATGA
- the glcF gene encoding glycolate oxidase subunit GlcF: MQTHFTEQDLEQPHLREAERVLRTCVHCGFCNATCPTYQLLGDERDGPRGRIYLMKTLLESRDDDHQATEETRLHLDRCLSCRNCETTCPSGVEYHKLLDIGRAEIERRVPRKAGERALRFGLRKALVDPRRFRALLKLGLTFKPVVPGTLKQKLPATPVDAGIRPEGRDHERQMLILEGCVQPSLSPNTNAATARVLDRLGIGLTPAPEAGCCGAVDFHLDAQDAGRDRARANIDAWWPHIEAGCEAIVQTASGCGAFVKEYGEMLAHDPAYADKAARVSALARDLVEILEDEPLDGLSLENNGRLAFHCPCTLQHAQRLGGHVEGLLARLGFQLTPVRDAHLCCGSAGTYSITQPTLATQLRDNKLDALEEGRPDVIATANIGCQSHLAGADRTPVRHWIELVDEALS; encoded by the coding sequence ATGCAGACCCATTTCACCGAGCAAGACCTGGAGCAGCCGCATCTCCGCGAGGCGGAGCGGGTCCTGCGCACCTGCGTGCACTGCGGCTTCTGCAACGCTACTTGCCCCACCTACCAGTTGCTGGGCGACGAACGCGACGGCCCGCGCGGCCGCATCTACCTGATGAAGACGCTGCTGGAGAGCCGCGACGACGACCATCAGGCCACCGAGGAGACGCGGCTGCACCTGGACCGCTGCCTCAGTTGCCGCAACTGCGAGACCACCTGCCCTTCCGGCGTGGAATATCACAAGCTGCTCGACATCGGCCGCGCCGAGATCGAGCGCCGCGTGCCACGCAAGGCCGGCGAACGTGCCCTGCGTTTCGGTCTGCGCAAGGCGCTGGTCGATCCCCGGCGCTTCCGGGCCCTGCTCAAGCTCGGCCTGACCTTCAAGCCAGTGGTACCCGGTACGCTCAAGCAAAAGCTGCCCGCCACGCCGGTGGACGCCGGCATCCGACCCGAGGGGCGGGACCACGAGCGCCAGATGCTGATCCTCGAAGGATGCGTCCAGCCCAGTCTGTCGCCCAACACCAATGCCGCCACCGCGCGCGTGCTTGACCGGCTCGGCATCGGCCTGACGCCGGCCCCCGAGGCCGGCTGCTGCGGCGCCGTCGACTTCCATCTCGACGCCCAGGACGCCGGCCGCGACCGGGCGCGGGCCAATATCGACGCCTGGTGGCCGCATATCGAAGCCGGCTGCGAGGCCATCGTCCAGACCGCCAGCGGCTGTGGCGCCTTCGTCAAGGAATATGGCGAGATGCTCGCCCATGATCCGGCCTACGCCGACAAGGCCGCCCGCGTCAGCGCCCTGGCCAGGGACCTGGTGGAAATCCTCGAGGACGAGCCGCTCGACGGCCTGTCACTCGAGAACAACGGGCGGCTCGCCTTTCACTGCCCCTGCACCCTCCAGCATGCCCAACGGCTCGGTGGCCATGTCGAGGGCCTGCTCGCCCGGCTCGGTTTTCAACTGACGCCGGTACGCGACGCCCACCTCTGCTGTGGCTCGGCGGGCACCTACTCCATCACGCAACCGACGCTTGCCACCCAACTGCGCGACAACAAGCTCGACGCCCTGGAAGAAGGCCGACCAGACGTCATCGCGACGGCCAATATCGGTTGCCAGAGCCACCTCGCCGGTGCCGACCGCACGCCGGTACGACACTGGATCGAACTCGTCGACGAAGCGTTGTCATGA
- the glcE gene encoding glycolate oxidase subunit GlcE gives MASQHHSLPDRDISEALGERIRRADAEGTPLRIVGGDTKAFHGRPVTGETLSTREHCGITRYDPVELIVSVRAGTPLAELEARLDEQGQRLPFEPPHFGDTATVGGMVASGLSGPRRPWAGSVRDFVLGIRLIDRHGESLRFGGEVMKNVAGYDLSRLMVGAQGSLGLLAEVSLKVLPKPAAQRSLRLEMPLAEARRRLVEWGQKPLPITAATWFDGALHIRLEGGPGSVEATGQRLGGDALDDAFWASLREQHLDFFTRQDDPRSLWRLSLPQQAPAPELEDVDEATMLHDWAGAQRWLRSAAPDESVHAEAVRLGGHATRWTAGTDSPFTPLSPVLAKYHRRLKAELDPNGIFNPGRLYAEL, from the coding sequence ATGGCATCACAGCATCACTCCCTGCCGGACCGGGACATCAGCGAGGCACTCGGCGAGCGCATCCGCCGCGCCGATGCCGAGGGCACGCCGCTGCGTATCGTCGGCGGCGACACCAAGGCCTTCCATGGCCGGCCCGTCACTGGCGAGACACTCTCCACCCGCGAGCACTGCGGCATCACCCGCTATGACCCGGTGGAATTGATCGTCTCGGTCCGCGCCGGCACGCCCCTGGCCGAGCTGGAAGCGCGCCTCGACGAGCAGGGGCAACGGCTACCCTTCGAACCACCTCACTTCGGCGACACCGCCACCGTCGGCGGCATGGTCGCCAGCGGTCTGTCGGGGCCGCGCCGCCCCTGGGCCGGAAGCGTGCGCGACTTCGTGCTGGGCATCCGCCTGATCGACCGACACGGCGAATCGCTGCGCTTCGGCGGCGAAGTGATGAAGAACGTGGCCGGTTACGACCTGTCGCGGCTGATGGTCGGTGCCCAGGGCAGCCTCGGCCTGCTCGCCGAAGTCTCCCTGAAGGTACTGCCGAAGCCGGCCGCCCAACGCAGCCTGCGCCTCGAGATGCCCCTCGCCGAAGCCCGCCGTCGCCTCGTCGAATGGGGCCAAAAGCCGCTGCCGATCACCGCCGCCACCTGGTTCGACGGCGCCCTCCATATCCGCCTGGAAGGTGGCCCCGGCTCGGTCGAGGCCACGGGCCAACGACTCGGCGGCGACGCCCTGGACGACGCCTTCTGGGCGTCGCTACGGGAACAGCACCTGGACTTCTTCACTCGGCAGGACGATCCGCGGTCACTGTGGCGGCTCTCGCTTCCCCAGCAGGCGCCCGCGCCCGAGCTGGAGGATGTCGACGAGGCCACCATGCTTCACGACTGGGCGGGCGCCCAGCGCTGGCTGCGCAGCGCCGCGCCGGACGAGAGCGTGCATGCCGAGGCGGTGCGCCTGGGCGGCCACGCCACGCGCTGGACAGCCGGCACCGACAGCCCCTTCACGCCTCTGTCGCCGGTGCTTGCCAAGTACCACCGGCGGCTCAAGGCCGAGCTCGACCCCAACGGCATCTTCAATCCCGGGCGACTCTACGCGGAGCTTTGA